Proteins encoded together in one Sander lucioperca isolate FBNREF2018 chromosome 17, SLUC_FBN_1.2, whole genome shotgun sequence window:
- the LOC116060786 gene encoding cyclin-dependent kinase-like 5, whose product MERYESLGLVGEGSYGTVLKCRHRDSGRLVAIKKFMDSDDDKTVKKIALREIKLLRQLRHDNLVNLLEVWKRRRRWYLVFEFVERTLLEDLEQNPSGLDLNTSRQYLYQILRAAAFCHQQHIIHRDIKPENILISQGGVVKMCDFGFARTMTSPAEGGVYTDYVATRWYRAPELLVGDTKYGKPVDVWAVGCLLLEMLTGQPLFPGDSDLDQIYHIVRYFGDLTAHHQELFYRNPVFSGVRLPENSVRVRLEQRFPTVTPTALDLAQSCLQMDPDRRAQCSELLEHPLFTQDSFHVRFLDELNAKIQKDHRDNSTLPKISKNPRRERNEGDDKNWRSKDKKQAEDVNEKVNKERERKEDEKMEKTKGKQHSKLSKTVRNASEPLISKQSKTFGAKIIDNAAKMTVAMKSKPGKATGVDLRKEREISKSTKTRKSDFLETTTTATHLKENNTVVPKPKHGKVASQETREDHLKTTDTKDGDSSGLNSSCSDSIVPNVTEKTLMEIWRSSKSEPSQEFGKSWNNSNTKVPNLSKSSTTDHPNGTSSPKASLNSTIDRTDTHLTQKMGKSSTTEYPEGPSTVATSKIANIGQVETSLTLKAPQPSSNDHIKVATPTNPSVTKPCERLMTLEHQGNRSMDTEQKKASECPKGLPSSPKTAKNNTSLFISPLKTLTSDLSRQSSTILIEASPAISTATPPKGSLNSKLSKTGSSSDPKPKHDTTCVPNKPSRGLPTDRKPTEVLIASSNQQDVIEDRGCLKISPAANLIDVSDASGGEYKENPDSSELCRIHQQSTSESKITTESRITSASMPNEIPKANTSAGTNFPKTQKASDKENREDLALSVSVSATTKSLVNQMSEVSRSSSFEQKNSSESDVKSQKPPHFFIIEPKTQLGSFSNKSVATMTLRTKKTTFPTEARRKRDNADTDDTTNTYTFADSTSFASTTTPDHKALTRSLVFPDEFAFGVPHSSPHPPPPPSSTPVIPSFSVVSPAASDHRSQGAGFHPGAHSVRCVDKPRHHGGIYSRLSNHITGSLTAQVSEKNLICERSFPCDHCNLGTSGGITATKKKSDIHFPDLRSSVLPELRGREGKHNKGTSKDKRKEKPAPPSPSDTQRPKQKPLSDFTLM is encoded by the exons ATGGAGCGTTACGAGTCTCTGGGTCTGGTCGGGGAGGGCAGTTACGGCACGGTGCTCAAGTGCCGTCACCGAGACTCGGGCCGCCTCGTCGCCATCAAGAAGTTCATGGACTCGGACGACGACAAGACGGTGAAGAAGATCGCCCTGAGGGAGATCAAGCTGCTGAGG CAACTGCGTCACGACAACCTGGTGAACCTTCTGGAAGTGTGGAAGCGTCGCCGGCGCTGGTATCTGGTGTTTGAGTTCGTGGAGCGAACGCTGCTGGAGGATTTGGAGCAAAATCCGAGCGGACTGGACCTGAACACCAGCCGGCAGTACCTGTACCAGATCCTGAGGGCCGCAGCCTTCTGCCACCAGCAACAT ATCATCCACCGTGACATCAAACCGGAGAACATCCTTATCTCTCAGGGGGGCGTGGTTAAGATGTGTGACTTTGGCTTCGCCCGGACCATGACGTCGCCCGCTGAGGGGGGGGTCTACACCGACTACGTGGCCACTCGCTGGTACAGAGCACCTGAACTGCTGGTGGGAGACACCAAGTATGGAAA acCGGTAGACGTGTGGGCTGTTGGTTGTCTGTTATTAGAGATGTTAACAGGTCAGCCTCTGTTTCCCGGAGACTCCGACCTCGACCAAATTTACCACATCGTCAGATACTTTG GGGACCTGACAGCTCATCACCAGGAGTTATTCTACAGGAATCCTGTCTTTTCGGGAGTCAGACTGCCTGAAAACTCTGTCCGAGTCCGACTGGAGCAGCGCTTCCCTACAGTCACACCCACCGCCCTGGACCTGGCTCAG AGTTGTCTCCAGATGGATCCAGACAGACGAGCTCAGTGTTCAGAACTACTAGAACATCCTCTGTTCACACAAGACTCTTTCCACGTCAG ATTTTTGGACGAGCTGAATGCTAAGATCCAAAAGGACCACAGAGACAACTCTACCCTTCCCAAAATAAGCAAAAATCCAAGACGAGAAAGGAACGAAGGGGATGACAAGAACTGGAGAAGCAAGGACAAGAAACAAGCTGAAGATGTGAATGAGAAAGTCAACAAGGAaagggagaggaaggaggatGAGAAGATGGAGAAAACCAAAGGAAAGCAACATTCGAAGCTCTCTAAAACTGTTCGTAACGCCTCAGAGCCTTTGATATCCAAACAGTCCAAAACATTCGGCGCCAAGATTATCGACAATGCAGCAAAAATGACTGTGGCCATGAAAAGTAAACCGGGAAAAGCCACTGGTGTGGATCTGAGAAAGGAACGTGAGATTTCTAAATCAACTAAAACCCGTAAATCTGATTTTTTGGAGACAACCACGACTGCAACCCATCTGAAGGAGAATAACACAGTCGTCCCTAAACCTAAACACGGGAAAGTTGCTTCTCAAGAGACAAGGGAAGACCATTTGAAAACTACAGATACAAAAGATGGAGATTCCAGTGGTTTGAATTCTAGTTGCTCAGACAGCATTGTGCCAAATGTGACTGAGAAAACACTGATGGAGATCTGGAGATCGTCTAAATCGGAGCCAAGTCAAGAGTTTGGAAAGAGCTGGAACAACTCAAACACAAAAGTGCCCAACTTGTCTAAAAGCTCAACCACTGACCATCCAAATGGGACTTCATCTCCCAAAGCCTCTTTGAATTCAACCATTGATCGTACAGACACCCACTTAACACAGAAAATGGGAAAGTCTTCCACTACAGAATACCCTGAAGGCCCTTCAACAGTTGCAACTTCTAAAATAGCAAACATTGGCCAAGTAGAGACAAGCTTGACACTTAAAGCGCCTCAACCGTCAAGCAATGACCACATCAAAGTCGCTACCCCAACTAACCCTTCTGTCACCAAGCCATGCGAGAGATTGATGACTTTAGAGCATCAGGGCAATCGTTCAATGGACACAGAGCAAAAAAAGGCCTCTGAATGTCCAAAAGGCTTACCCTCAAGCCCTAAAACAGCCAAGAACAACACATCTTTATTTATCAGCCCCTTAAAGACTCTTACATCAGATCTTTCAAGGCAGTCATCCACAATTTTAATAGAAGCCAGTCCTGCGATCAGCACTGCAACTCCACCTAAAGGATCCTTAAATTCAAAGTTGTCCAAAACGGGCTCCTCTTCAGATCCCAAACCCAAACATGACACCACATGTGTACCCAACAAGCCTTCAAGAGGCCTTCCAACAGACAGGAAACCTACAGAAGTATTGATCGCATCCAGCAATCAGCAGGATGTCATTGAGGATCGTGGATGCTTGAAGATTAGCCCAGCTGCAAACCTTATTGACGTATCCGATGCTTCGGGTGGAGAATACAAGGAGAATCCTGATTCTTCTGAGCTCTGCAGGATCCATCAGCAGAGCACTTCTGAATCCAAGATCACCACAGAATCCAGAATAACCTCAGCCTCCATGCCGAATGAAATCCCTAAAGCCAACACATCAGCTGGAACCAATTTTCCGAAAACACAGAAAGCCTCAGATAAAGAGAACAGAGAAGATTTAGCACTTTCTGTGTCCGTCAGTGCAACAACCAAGTCTTTGGTAAATCAAATGTCAGAGGTTTCCAGAAGCTCAAGTTTTGAGCAAAAGAACAGCTCTGAATCTGACGTGAAGTCCCAGAAACCCCCTCACTTCTTCATCATAGAACCTAAAACACAGCTTGGGTCATTTAGCAACAAGTCCGTCGCAACAATGACCCTAAGGACTAAGAAAACTACATTTCCTACAGAGGCAAGAAGGAAACGAGACAACGCAGACACGGACGACACAACAAATACATATACTTTCGCAGATTCAACTTCATTCGCCTCTACGACGACTCCAGACCACAAAGCCTTGACAAGAAGCTTAGTCTTTCCCGATGAATTTGCTTTCGGTGTACCCCATTCCTCTCCAcatccaccacctcctccttcctccACACCCGTCATTCCCTCTTTTTCTGTCGTCAGCCCAGCCGCCAGCGATCATCGTTCCCAGGGGGCAGGTTTTCATCCTGGGGCCCACAGCGTTAG GTGTGTAGACAAGCCGAGGCATCACGGTGGCATTTATAGTCGACTGTCCAATCACATTACAGGATCACTCACTGCACAG GTGTCAGAAAAGAATCTGATCTGCGAGCGCTCTTTCCCGTGCGATCACTGTAACCTTGGTACCAGCGGTGGCATCACAGCGACCAAAAAGAAGTCAGACATCCATTTCCCAGATCTCAGAAGCTCCGTGCTGCCAGAGCTCAGA